AAGATCGCGCGCATGATCGGGCTGCCGCAGTCGATCATCGACCGGAGCTTGGCGCTCATGTCGCCGGAGGAGCGCGAGCTCAAAGATGTGCTCGGCGCGATGAAGGCCGAGCAGGAACGACTGCGGCGCGAACGGCAACTTGCCGAGGAGGACCGCCGTGAGGCGGCCGGCGAGCAGGCGCGGCTCAGGGCGCAGCTCGAGCAGGCGCGCGTCGAGGCGGGTCAGGTCAAGACGGAGATGCTCGAGGCGAAGCGCGAGGTGCTCGAGGAGCGGCGGCGCCTCCTGCGCGACGGGCGGAGGCAGGTCGAGAAGATGGTGGCCCGGCTGGGCACGCGCGAGGAGGTTCTCGCGGCGAAGAAGCAACTGGCCGACGAGGCCGACGGCGTGGACCGCGAGCTGGTGCACGTGAGCGAGGAGCTCGAGGAGCTCGCTCCGAAGCCGGTGCAGCGGCGGCCGCTCGACAAGCCACACGAGGGGCTGATGGTCTGGGTGCCGTCGCTCAACGATACTGGCGCGATCGTGCGCGTCTACGGCGGGGGCAAGTATGTCGACGTGCTCGTGAACAAGACGCAGTTCAAGGTGCCGGTGAAGGGCCTCGAGCTCGTCGAGGACGCGGCGGGGCCGGCGGCGAAGGCGGCGCCGAAAGCGGCGCGGGCAGGCGAGCATGGTCCCGCGCCCTTGGGCGGCACGGCGGAGATCAACCTGATCGGCAAGCGGGTTGAAGAGGCCCAGATCGAGCTCGAGCGCTTTGTCGCACAGGCGTCGGCCAACGGCTATTCGACGGTGCGCGTTATCCACGGCTACGGCACGGGCGCCCTGCGTGAAGGCGTGCGCGGGCAGCTCCGGCTCGACCCGCACGTCAAGTCGTTCGAGGACGCCGAGGTGGCGGGTGGCGGTGCGGCGGTGACCGTGGCCCATCTGCGCTGAGCGAGGTGGCACGGGCATCTTGCCCGTGTCAGACACAGGTGGGAAGTCCGTGACCCGGTCC
The genomic region above belongs to Verrucomicrobiota bacterium and contains:
- a CDS encoding Smr/MutS family protein — translated: KIARMIGLPQSIIDRSLALMSPEERELKDVLGAMKAEQERLRRERQLAEEDRREAAGEQARLRAQLEQARVEAGQVKTEMLEAKREVLEERRRLLRDGRRQVEKMVARLGTREEVLAAKKQLADEADGVDRELVHVSEELEELAPKPVQRRPLDKPHEGLMVWVPSLNDTGAIVRVYGGGKYVDVLVNKTQFKVPVKGLELVEDAAGPAAKAAPKAARAGEHGPAPLGGTAEINLIGKRVEEAQIELERFVAQASANGYSTVRVIHGYGTGALREGVRGQLRLDPHVKSFEDAEVAGGGAAVTVAHLR